The following coding sequences are from one Wenzhouxiangella sp. AB-CW3 window:
- a CDS encoding Crp/Fnr family transcriptional regulator → MSHPKQNQLLNALPQCVKDRIIPHLRLVELPLGKVLYESGEEIQYVYFPNDCIVSLICVMRDGHSAEISVVGHDGIVGISAFMGGASTTSRAVVQSAGPAYRLSATQLKSEFNNDAAMRILLLRYTQALITQMAQTAVCNRHHTIDQQLCRWLLLSLDRLPTNELTMTQELIANMLGVRREGVTESAGRLQELGVIQYRRGHITVIDRKELEALSCECYAMAKKETDRLATYTQHL, encoded by the coding sequence GTGAGTCATCCAAAGCAGAATCAACTGCTGAATGCTCTACCACAGTGCGTCAAGGACCGGATCATCCCGCATTTGCGGCTGGTCGAGTTGCCTTTGGGCAAAGTGCTCTACGAGTCCGGCGAGGAAATCCAATACGTCTACTTTCCCAATGACTGCATCGTTTCCTTGATCTGCGTGATGCGCGACGGCCATTCGGCCGAGATCTCTGTCGTCGGCCACGATGGCATCGTCGGCATTTCAGCGTTCATGGGCGGGGCCAGCACAACCAGTCGGGCAGTCGTGCAGAGTGCCGGCCCCGCCTACCGGCTGTCGGCGACCCAGCTCAAGAGCGAATTCAACAACGATGCCGCCATGCGTATCCTGTTGCTGCGCTACACCCAGGCCCTGATCACCCAGATGGCCCAGACCGCGGTGTGCAACCGGCACCACACCATCGACCAGCAATTGTGCCGCTGGCTGCTGCTGTCGCTGGACCGATTGCCGACCAACGAGCTGACCATGACCCAGGAACTGATCGCCAACATGCTGGGCGTGCGCCGCGAAGGCGTGACCGAGTCGGCCGGCAGATTGCAGGAGTTGGGCGTGATCCAATATCGGCGCGGACATATCACCGTGATCGATCGGAAGGAACTGGAAGCACTCAGCTGCGAGTGTTACGCCATGGCCAAGAAGGAAACCGACCGCCTGGCAACTTACACGCAGCACCTGTAG
- a CDS encoding class I SAM-dependent methyltransferase, translating into MGILGGIVGVRILRTIARDLPKRDFVEEETESDATDRKIESAFGGRLQAALAGKTVIDFGCGDGQQAIAMARAAPDCRVIGLDIQHKHLDRARQRAEQAGLENRCSFAMNTEERADVIVSFDAFEHFSDPLAILEIMSKLLKPDGEVLVSFGPTWLHPYGGHLFSVFPWAHLLFTERALIRWRARFRQDGAQRFGEVEGGLNQIRIAEFERLVEASPLTIDWLETVPIRGLSILRHRLLREFGSSLVRCRLVPAHHRDTKSTQEKAEDQLNS; encoded by the coding sequence ATGGGTATATTGGGTGGAATAGTCGGGGTGCGGATTCTCAGAACCATTGCGCGGGATTTACCGAAGCGTGACTTCGTGGAAGAGGAAACGGAATCGGATGCAACTGACAGAAAAATCGAATCCGCTTTCGGTGGGAGGTTGCAAGCCGCGCTTGCCGGCAAGACGGTGATCGATTTCGGTTGCGGTGATGGCCAACAGGCCATTGCCATGGCCAGGGCGGCACCCGACTGCCGGGTCATTGGTCTGGACATTCAGCACAAACACCTGGATCGGGCGCGCCAGCGCGCCGAGCAGGCCGGCCTGGAGAATCGCTGCAGTTTCGCAATGAATACGGAAGAGCGTGCGGACGTCATCGTCAGTTTCGATGCCTTCGAACACTTTTCGGATCCGCTGGCCATACTGGAAATCATGAGCAAGCTGCTCAAACCGGACGGTGAGGTTCTGGTGTCCTTCGGGCCGACCTGGCTACATCCTTATGGAGGTCATTTGTTTTCGGTCTTCCCCTGGGCACACCTGCTTTTCACCGAGCGGGCGCTGATCCGATGGCGGGCACGCTTTCGCCAGGACGGTGCCCAACGCTTCGGTGAAGTCGAGGGGGGATTGAACCAGATCCGCATCGCCGAGTTCGAGCGGCTGGTCGAAGCCAGTCCGCTGACGATTGACTGGCTGGAAACCGTCCCCATCCGGGGACTGTCGATCCTGCGGCATCGACTCTTGCGCGAATTCGGCTCCAGCCTGGTTCGTTGCCGGCTGGTTCCAGCTCACCACAGAGACACAAAGAGCACACAGGAGAAAGCTGAAGATCAATTGAATTCCTGA
- a CDS encoding TIGR03013 family XrtA/PEP-CTERM system glycosyltransferase translates to MFKTFEPASVTTSESETLRTLEPPHRSARLATRIQIHHCLVGRLVRQQSLRWFVILAAVEVILLLLAPWLAIQTRFHADPASLGAAGTMLPLHSGVFAAVIWVSMVALGMYQRHGREIKGVVIGTLTRLVLAMIGGALVLMVFYFLAPGVEVGRGVLALSLVYAFMLLILSRLTFSRLAHGGRLRRRALFLGEGSRASALLDDANLEDDLRSVQIVGFAASGPGTQSRPLTRDPSRVIKINGSLVDTAFEQQIDDIVVASDDMRNCLSMDELMTCRLAGINVLRLENFYEREMGRVMLEGLLPSWFIFTQRFNGTVLRRFSRRLFDLASATGILLLAWPMMIMVALAIWLESGGKGPVLYFQDRVGEGDKVFALVKFRSMRTDAENDGVARWAQAGDDRVTRVGALIRKLRLDELPQLYNVFRGSMSMVGPRPERPEIVAGLQRDIPYYGLRHSITPGLTGWAQLRYPYGASVEDAIEKLRYDLYYIKNQSLLFDLQILLQTIEVVLFRRGSR, encoded by the coding sequence ATGTTCAAGACATTCGAGCCGGCTTCGGTAACGACAAGCGAAAGCGAAACATTACGCACGCTTGAACCACCACATCGTTCGGCCAGGCTGGCAACCAGAATTCAGATTCATCATTGTCTGGTCGGCAGGTTGGTCCGTCAGCAAAGCCTGCGCTGGTTCGTAATACTGGCGGCCGTTGAAGTCATCCTGCTTCTGCTTGCGCCCTGGCTAGCGATCCAGACACGCTTTCATGCCGACCCGGCAAGCCTGGGTGCCGCCGGCACGATGCTGCCACTTCACAGCGGTGTATTCGCCGCAGTGATCTGGGTCAGCATGGTGGCGCTGGGCATGTACCAACGTCACGGTCGAGAGATCAAGGGTGTAGTGATTGGCACATTGACTCGTCTGGTGTTGGCAATGATCGGCGGTGCGCTGGTCTTGATGGTGTTTTACTTTCTTGCGCCGGGTGTGGAAGTCGGCCGCGGTGTACTTGCGTTGTCCCTGGTTTATGCTTTCATGCTTCTGATCCTGTCTCGCCTGACATTTTCCAGGCTTGCCCACGGTGGCCGTCTGCGTCGTCGCGCGCTCTTTCTTGGTGAGGGCAGCAGGGCTTCAGCCTTGCTTGACGACGCAAACCTGGAAGACGACCTGCGCTCTGTCCAGATCGTGGGCTTTGCTGCCAGCGGACCTGGAACCCAGTCCAGGCCCCTGACTCGGGACCCTTCTCGAGTCATCAAGATTAACGGGTCGCTGGTGGACACGGCTTTTGAACAGCAGATTGATGACATCGTCGTGGCCTCTGACGATATGCGCAACTGTCTGTCCATGGATGAACTGATGACATGCCGGCTGGCCGGCATCAATGTCTTGCGCCTGGAAAACTTCTATGAACGTGAAATGGGGCGCGTGATGCTGGAAGGCCTGCTGCCTTCATGGTTCATCTTTACCCAGCGCTTCAACGGCACGGTATTGCGCCGCTTCAGTCGGCGCCTGTTCGATCTGGCTTCGGCTACCGGCATTCTGCTCCTGGCCTGGCCGATGATGATCATGGTTGCCCTTGCGATCTGGCTGGAGTCCGGCGGCAAGGGCCCTGTGCTCTATTTCCAGGACCGGGTCGGTGAAGGCGACAAGGTCTTCGCCCTGGTCAAGTTCCGCAGCATGCGTACCGACGCGGAAAATGACGGCGTTGCGCGCTGGGCGCAGGCCGGCGATGACCGCGTCACCCGGGTCGGCGCGTTGATCCGCAAGCTGCGCCTGGACGAGCTGCCGCAACTGTATAACGTCTTCAGGGGCTCCATGAGCATGGTCGGTCCACGTCCTGAAAGACCCGAGATCGTCGCCGGCCTGCAACGCGATATTCCCTACTACGGACTGCGCCACAGTATCACTCCGGGTCTGACCGGATGGGCCCAGTTGCGCTATCCGTACGGTGCATCGGTCGAAGATGCGATCGAGAAGCTGCGCTACGATTTGTACTACATCAAGAACCAGAGCCTGCTGTTCGATCTGCAGATCCTGCTACAGACCATCGAGGTCGTTTTGTTCCGGCGGGGCAGCCGATGA
- a CDS encoding glycosyltransferase family 2 protein, translating to MNTRAARSNPTSRLPLVSVITPVFNGATWLEESIDSALAQTFPFLEIIVVNDGSTDDSLAIARARARNHSRIRVIDQDNAGLPNARNRALKMARGAYMALLDADDAWLPNHLQLAMQAFERDPDLGLVHANIERVDADGARVNIPERSWHEDMDAFDALALRHEHVSCPTAVFSRAAIDMVGGFDPRFTGLGCEDRDLWLRIAARFRIRFLDQVTARYRLHPASMSAASERMALARQLLVAKLAVSAQGARLVSQMEAMIDSDLGLGLSEQGRHIRAIARQWAALHQSPTDRLIQRRFIGALLAPCRSLVPQYLPNPHRGRS from the coding sequence ATGAATACCAGGGCAGCCAGAAGCAATCCGACTTCCCGCTTGCCACTGGTCTCGGTGATCACGCCCGTGTTCAACGGTGCGACCTGGCTGGAAGAATCGATCGACAGTGCGTTGGCCCAGACCTTTCCTTTCCTGGAAATCATCGTGGTCAACGACGGTTCGACCGATGACAGCCTGGCCATTGCTCGTGCCCGGGCTCGCAACCATTCAAGAATCCGGGTCATCGACCAGGACAACGCCGGCCTGCCGAACGCCCGCAACCGGGCGCTGAAGATGGCTCGCGGCGCCTACATGGCCCTGCTCGATGCCGATGACGCCTGGCTTCCAAATCATCTGCAGTTGGCCATGCAGGCGTTTGAACGCGATCCCGATCTGGGCCTAGTCCATGCCAACATCGAGCGCGTCGACGCCGATGGTGCCCGTGTCAACATCCCGGAACGATCATGGCATGAAGACATGGACGCCTTCGATGCCCTGGCCTTGCGCCATGAGCACGTGTCCTGCCCCACCGCTGTTTTTTCTCGCGCAGCCATTGACATGGTCGGCGGTTTCGATCCCCGGTTCACCGGGCTGGGTTGCGAGGATCGCGACCTTTGGCTGCGCATCGCCGCACGCTTTCGTATCCGCTTTCTTGACCAGGTCACTGCTCGCTATCGTCTCCACCCGGCCAGCATGAGCGCTGCCAGCGAGCGCATGGCATTGGCACGACAGTTGCTGGTCGCCAAGCTGGCCGTTTCGGCACAAGGTGCGCGGCTGGTGTCGCAAATGGAGGCCATGATCGACAGTGATCTCGGGCTGGGCCTTTCCGAGCAAGGGCGCCATATCCGGGCGATTGCCCGGCAGTGGGCTGCCTTGCACCAGAGCCCGACCGACCGGCTGATCCAGCGCCGGTTCATTGGTGCCCTGCTGGCGCCCTGCCGTTCGCTGGTGCCGCAATATCTCCCCAACCCCCATCGAGGTCGAAGCTGA
- the galE gene encoding UDP-glucose 4-epimerase GalE, with the protein MKRRPTLLVTGGAGYIGSHVVAQLGARGERIVVLDNLSTGHSRAVLHGRLVVGDIGNQRLLRALFREYRIETVLHFAARIVVPESVAKPLEYYDCNTAKARTLLAECERAGVEQFIFSSTAAVYGDLAGGQASESSLVDPANPYGRSKLMTEWMLGDLSAASRMRHVILRYFNVAGCDALGRIGQDTPEATHLIKVACQHAVGLRPNLEIFGTDYPTPDGTCVRDYIHVEDLAAAHVLALEYLREGNGSLIANCGYGHGFSVREVIDALGRIHGQVLNVRESGRRAGDMASIVANSDLMREWLGWRPSRDDLDLILASALAWEKQRLARAEIQADIPEPAVTGWRKSAARPGVNP; encoded by the coding sequence ATGAAACGCAGACCAACCCTGCTCGTGACCGGTGGTGCCGGCTATATTGGTTCCCATGTCGTGGCTCAACTTGGAGCTCGCGGCGAGCGCATCGTGGTGCTGGACAATCTCAGTACTGGGCATTCCCGGGCCGTTCTGCATGGTCGCCTCGTGGTTGGCGATATTGGCAACCAGCGCCTGCTGCGCGCCCTGTTTCGTGAATACCGGATCGAGACCGTCCTCCACTTTGCCGCCCGCATCGTGGTGCCGGAATCGGTCGCCAAACCGCTTGAGTATTACGACTGCAACACGGCAAAGGCCCGTACTCTGCTGGCCGAATGCGAGCGAGCCGGCGTCGAACAATTCATCTTTTCGTCGACGGCTGCGGTCTACGGCGACCTGGCCGGCGGCCAGGCGAGTGAATCCAGCCTGGTTGACCCGGCCAACCCCTATGGTCGCTCGAAACTGATGACCGAGTGGATGCTTGGCGACCTGTCGGCGGCATCAAGAATGCGCCATGTCATCCTGCGCTACTTCAACGTAGCCGGTTGCGATGCCCTGGGCCGGATCGGCCAGGACACGCCCGAAGCAACCCACCTGATCAAGGTGGCCTGTCAGCATGCCGTGGGCCTGCGGCCCAACCTGGAGATCTTCGGCACCGACTATCCGACACCGGATGGCACCTGCGTGCGCGACTACATTCATGTAGAAGACCTGGCCGCGGCCCACGTGCTCGCGCTCGAATATCTGCGTGAAGGAAACGGCTCGCTGATAGCCAACTGTGGTTATGGGCACGGATTCAGCGTGCGTGAAGTCATTGACGCTCTTGGGCGGATTCATGGCCAGGTGCTCAATGTCCGGGAGTCCGGCCGACGGGCCGGCGATATGGCCAGTATCGTCGCCAACAGCGACCTGATGCGTGAGTGGCTGGGCTGGCGCCCGTCGCGCGACGACCTGGATCTGATCCTTGCATCGGCCCTGGCCTGGGAAAAACAACGCCTGGCACGGGCAGAAATTCAAGCAGACATCCCAGAGCCTGCTGTAACGGGATGGCGCAAATCGGCTGCCAGGCCAGGGGTAAACCCATGA
- a CDS encoding glycosyltransferase — protein sequence MSEMSNNRSVRQMGSKLPLVSVIIPAFNAARFLPRALVSVAGQSYPAARIETIVIDDGSTDNTLAIAQALEGQVSGVKVFSQPNQGVAAARNLAIAVSSGELIAFLDADDRWLPDKIAAQVGIYQADPDVGLIHCGFDFVDQHGTALPDWPRRSRLDQGDVLLEFLCDFFLITSAVMVPRKVLEKVGGFDETLKVGEDNELFLRIVSAYLVGCAPQILLERTVRPDSLSREDFDLDARVDLATIERYLVQHPDFARQHRERIDDHLATYLYGFGYRLLDEGQVSQARTMLRRSLSRRWSVPATRSLLRSYLPEALARSGRAALR from the coding sequence ATGAGTGAAATGAGCAACAATCGATCGGTCAGGCAAATGGGCAGCAAGCTTCCGCTGGTCAGCGTGATCATTCCTGCTTTCAATGCGGCCCGTTTCCTGCCACGAGCGCTGGTTTCGGTGGCCGGGCAAAGCTATCCGGCCGCTCGGATCGAGACGATCGTGATCGACGATGGATCGACCGACAATACACTGGCCATTGCCCAGGCTCTTGAGGGGCAAGTGTCCGGGGTCAAGGTCTTCAGCCAGCCCAACCAGGGCGTGGCGGCTGCCCGCAACCTGGCCATTGCTGTCAGTTCCGGTGAACTGATTGCCTTTCTTGATGCCGATGACCGCTGGCTGCCCGACAAGATCGCGGCCCAGGTCGGGATCTACCAGGCCGATCCGGATGTGGGCCTGATCCACTGCGGCTTTGACTTTGTCGATCAGCACGGGACCGCCCTGCCTGACTGGCCGCGTCGGTCGCGACTGGATCAAGGCGATGTCCTGCTGGAATTCCTCTGCGACTTCTTCCTGATCACTTCTGCTGTCATGGTTCCCCGGAAAGTCCTTGAAAAGGTGGGCGGGTTTGATGAAACCCTGAAAGTCGGCGAAGACAACGAACTGTTCTTGCGCATCGTCAGTGCTTACCTGGTCGGCTGCGCGCCGCAGATACTGCTCGAACGCACGGTTCGGCCAGACAGTCTGAGTCGCGAGGATTTCGACCTGGATGCTCGCGTGGATCTGGCCACCATCGAACGGTACCTGGTTCAGCATCCGGACTTTGCACGCCAGCATCGCGAGCGTATCGATGATCACCTGGCTACTTACCTGTACGGCTTCGGTTATCGTCTGCTGGATGAAGGCCAGGTCAGCCAGGCCCGCACCATGCTGCGACGCTCTCTTTCAAGACGCTGGTCGGTACCTGCCACGCGCAGCCTGCTGCGCAGTTACCTGCCCGAAGCACTGGCCCGTTCCGGAAGGGCGGCCCTGCGATGA
- a CDS encoding polysaccharide deacetylase family protein, which translates to MSSRLKSATGSPPSELQPNSTPLQSPAFGSRWRGALARSRLMRALSRPWAGLATCLMYHRICPDQAGSDDMARGFAPNLDLSVTAGAFDEQMAFAARHFNCLSLPEAIEQLAAGTLPKRSLIVTFDDGYLDNLTLALPILRRHAVPATVYIATGLIEQAELPWWYELEDLIAGADGFHIHWDNQHLHFSTIDADAKRRTFDILNPMLKRMDSAEQIRFMGLLRQSSRQPVEKDNQFMNHRQLIELASDPLITIGAHTHHHLALSELKPIRLRHEITHSKELLENWLKQPIEHLAYPFGGEAHAATREFSVAEELGFSSAVTTRLGHFQVFHKNHLLALPRIGIGYQDCMARFEWKLSGLYSMVRAPTSRWTC; encoded by the coding sequence ATGAGTTCGCGACTGAAATCAGCAACCGGCTCACCGCCGAGCGAACTGCAGCCGAACTCGACTCCCCTTCAATCTCCGGCCTTCGGTAGTCGCTGGCGCGGCGCCCTGGCGCGGTCACGCCTGATGCGTGCTTTGAGCCGTCCATGGGCGGGGTTGGCCACTTGCCTGATGTATCACCGCATCTGTCCGGATCAAGCCGGTTCTGACGACATGGCCCGGGGTTTTGCCCCGAACCTTGACTTGAGCGTCACGGCAGGTGCTTTCGATGAACAGATGGCCTTCGCGGCGCGACACTTCAACTGTCTTTCACTGCCGGAAGCGATTGAACAGCTGGCCGCAGGAACGCTGCCGAAGCGCAGCCTGATCGTGACCTTCGATGACGGTTACCTGGACAATCTCACCCTGGCCTTGCCGATCCTGCGCAGGCATGCGGTCCCGGCCACCGTCTACATTGCCACCGGCCTGATCGAGCAGGCCGAGCTGCCCTGGTGGTATGAGCTCGAGGATCTGATTGCCGGTGCTGACGGATTCCACATTCACTGGGACAATCAACATCTGCATTTCTCGACCATCGATGCCGATGCCAAACGCAGAACCTTCGACATTCTCAATCCCATGCTCAAACGCATGGATTCTGCCGAGCAGATCAGGTTCATGGGATTGCTGCGGCAAAGCTCACGCCAGCCCGTTGAGAAGGACAACCAATTCATGAACCATCGGCAGCTGATTGAACTGGCTTCCGATCCACTGATTACCATCGGCGCGCATACCCATCATCATCTGGCGCTCAGTGAACTCAAGCCCATCCGACTGCGCCATGAGATCACTCACTCGAAGGAGTTGCTGGAAAACTGGCTCAAGCAGCCGATCGAACATCTGGCCTATCCGTTCGGTGGCGAGGCGCATGCAGCGACTCGTGAGTTCAGCGTGGCTGAAGAGCTCGGCTTCTCCTCTGCCGTAACGACCCGGTTGGGGCATTTTCAGGTCTTTCACAAAAATCACCTGCTGGCCCTGCCGCGCATCGGTATCGGCTACCAGGACTGCATGGCGCGTTTCGAGTGGAAGCTCAGCGGTCTGTACAGCATGGTCAGGGCGCCGACCAGCCGCTGGACTTGCTAG
- a CDS encoding right-handed parallel beta-helix repeat-containing protein — protein MMSRSSFQIRALRGSAIFILLFLIVPVALATEWHVRTDGGSASQCTGQVDAAYPGSGSNQACAWNHPFVALPPGGSARIQGGDTLHIGAGDYMMGYGAPSTESCHGSIPYNCFMTRIPSGPSPTQPTRILGAGHDKGCTQAPELWGTESAWMVVNMEGSSNVELACLEITDRSSCIISHCHNGKCGGEVAACNQSSPPLGKWASTGISARDSSKVILRDVNIHGLANRGIHAGRISDWTLKRTRINANGWVGWDGDLGGNSSNSGTIKFLESEIGYNGCAKRWPSGEIFGCWGQGGGGYGDGLGVGESGGHWIFEDSTIHRNTSDGIDLLYLNNQGKVTIRRTLVDSNAGNQIKVSRSALIENSVVVGNCAYFNGEGNMLAGDHCRAMGDAVYVGLSNNSQTDLINNTFVGQGNCVISSSGGTSGSRLRLTNNLIIGKDYWLDPSKLSCLYYSGASEEMIWDRNFISNVRNGACPGNSLCGSAPGIASLDLGTFDPEPLPSSPLIDTASTVLAPSDDYRSLPRPVGNGPDIGAIEYGAGAPAVDDSDRIFGSRFD, from the coding sequence ATGATGTCTCGATCCAGTTTCCAAATCCGCGCATTGCGCGGGTCAGCCATATTCATTCTCCTGTTTCTGATCGTTCCGGTGGCCTTGGCTACGGAGTGGCATGTCAGGACCGACGGCGGCAGCGCCAGTCAATGCACCGGACAGGTCGACGCCGCCTATCCGGGTAGCGGCAGCAACCAGGCCTGCGCCTGGAACCATCCATTCGTGGCGCTGCCACCGGGTGGGTCGGCTCGAATCCAGGGCGGCGATACCCTGCACATTGGAGCCGGCGACTACATGATGGGCTACGGTGCGCCCAGCACGGAAAGCTGTCACGGGAGCATTCCCTACAATTGTTTCATGACCCGGATCCCGAGCGGTCCATCGCCCACACAACCCACCCGAATTCTCGGTGCCGGACATGACAAGGGCTGTACCCAGGCTCCCGAACTGTGGGGTACGGAAAGTGCCTGGATGGTGGTCAACATGGAAGGCAGTTCCAATGTCGAGCTGGCCTGCCTGGAAATCACTGACCGCTCCAGTTGCATTATTTCGCATTGCCACAACGGTAAGTGTGGTGGCGAAGTGGCCGCGTGCAATCAAAGCTCGCCGCCGCTTGGCAAGTGGGCGTCGACCGGCATCTCTGCACGTGATTCCAGCAAGGTCATCCTTCGTGATGTCAATATCCACGGCCTGGCCAATCGCGGCATTCATGCCGGTCGCATCAGCGACTGGACACTCAAGCGCACCCGGATCAACGCTAACGGCTGGGTCGGCTGGGATGGCGACCTCGGCGGGAACAGCTCCAACAGTGGCACCATCAAGTTTCTTGAATCCGAGATCGGCTACAACGGCTGCGCCAAACGCTGGCCGAGTGGCGAAATCTTCGGCTGCTGGGGTCAGGGCGGTGGTGGATACGGTGACGGGCTGGGGGTTGGTGAGTCCGGCGGTCACTGGATCTTCGAAGACAGCACCATCCACCGCAACACCTCCGACGGCATCGACCTGCTCTACCTCAATAATCAGGGCAAGGTCACGATCCGGCGCACACTGGTCGATTCCAATGCCGGCAACCAGATCAAGGTCTCGCGTTCGGCCCTGATCGAAAATTCCGTTGTGGTCGGCAACTGCGCTTACTTCAATGGCGAGGGCAACATGCTTGCCGGTGATCACTGCCGCGCCATGGGCGATGCAGTCTATGTCGGGCTGAGCAACAATTCGCAAACCGACCTGATCAACAACACCTTTGTCGGCCAGGGCAACTGCGTGATCAGTAGTAGCGGTGGCACCTCGGGCTCGCGACTGCGCCTGACCAACAACCTGATCATTGGCAAGGACTACTGGCTTGATCCGAGCAAGCTCAGCTGCCTGTATTATTCCGGCGCCAGCGAGGAGATGATCTGGGACCGCAATTTCATCAGCAATGTTCGCAACGGTGCCTGCCCGGGCAACAGCCTCTGCGGAAGCGCACCGGGGATCGCCAGCCTGGATCTGGGCACCTTTGATCCCGAGCCATTGCCGTCGAGCCCGCTGATCGATACGGCTTCGACAGTACTGGCGCCGTCCGACGACTACCGGTCGCTGCCGCGCCCGGTAGGCAACGGGCCGGATATCGGCGCCATCGAGTATGGCGCGGGGGCGCCTGCCGTGGATGACTCCGACCGGATCTTCGGCAGCCGCTTTGACTAG
- a CDS encoding GNAT family N-acetyltransferase — MSLGAILTVCVITDAAALADLRPEWRKLHAASGADLFLSWEWLKPWWHHLAGDRELFIMLARDDDGLLRGLLALSLETTRVGFRRIRRLRFIGDDQVGSDYLDALIEPGWHRAVNRAFGAELVARKSDWDLLELRDMDQQSNTPHELLDALGDGFDMRSDAGLICPIQDFDPDLPLADFMSQTSRFQNYTRRRKWLERQPDFRIEVCRDERTLQPALEHFFRLHRMRWHEDGGSSGIADARVEAFHRDAMPRLMAAGQLRLYTLWVDGQAVSSVYALIHGQTFYYYQAGMDPAWRSRSVGLVLIGETFADAIRSGLSRYDFLRGDEAYKSDWVNGSRRLVSRRLYARRGSGASAVQGDLRLSRARALVKKWIRRAGSTMWDSAR; from the coding sequence ATGAGCCTTGGCGCCATTCTGACGGTTTGTGTCATCACTGACGCGGCGGCATTGGCCGACCTCCGGCCCGAGTGGCGGAAGCTGCACGCGGCCAGCGGCGCGGATCTGTTTTTGTCCTGGGAGTGGTTGAAACCGTGGTGGCATCACCTGGCCGGAGATCGCGAGCTGTTCATCATGCTCGCCCGCGATGACGACGGGCTGTTGCGGGGTCTGTTGGCGCTGAGCCTGGAGACGACTCGAGTCGGATTTCGCCGCATTCGCAGACTGCGCTTTATAGGCGACGATCAGGTCGGCAGCGACTACCTGGATGCACTGATCGAACCCGGCTGGCACCGGGCAGTGAACCGGGCTTTCGGCGCGGAGCTGGTTGCCCGAAAAAGCGACTGGGATCTGCTCGAACTGCGCGATATGGACCAGCAGTCGAATACACCGCATGAACTGCTCGATGCGCTGGGCGACGGGTTCGACATGCGCTCGGATGCAGGTCTCATCTGCCCTATCCAGGACTTCGACCCCGACCTTCCGCTGGCCGATTTCATGAGCCAGACCAGCCGCTTTCAGAACTACACCCGCCGGCGCAAATGGCTGGAACGCCAACCCGATTTCCGGATCGAGGTGTGCCGGGATGAGCGCACCCTGCAACCGGCCCTTGAGCATTTCTTTCGCCTCCATCGCATGCGCTGGCACGAGGACGGGGGTTCTTCCGGAATCGCTGACGCACGGGTCGAGGCCTTTCATCGCGACGCAATGCCCCGACTGATGGCCGCCGGCCAGTTGCGTCTTTACACCCTGTGGGTGGATGGGCAGGCGGTATCCAGCGTGTATGCACTGATCCACGGCCAAACGTTCTACTACTACCAGGCCGGCATGGACCCGGCCTGGCGTTCGCGCAGTGTGGGCCTGGTCCTGATTGGCGAAACCTTTGCCGACGCCATCCGTTCAGGCTTGTCCCGCTACGACTTTCTCCGCGGTGATGAAGCGTACAAGTCCGACTGGGTCAATGGCAGCCGCCGGCTGGTGAGCCGGCGACTGTATGCACGCCGTGGATCCGGCGCCAGCGCAGTCCAGGGTGACCTCCGCCTGTCCCGGGCGCGAGCACTGGTCAAGAAATGGATTCGGCGCGCTGGCTCGACTATGTGGGACAGCGCACGGTGA